The following coding sequences lie in one Aspergillus luchuensis IFO 4308 DNA, chromosome 8, nearly complete sequence genomic window:
- a CDS encoding MFS transporter (COG:U;~EggNog:ENOG410QDY7;~InterPro:IPR020846,IPR011701,IPR036259;~PFAM:PF07690;~TransMembrane:12 (i163-183o203-222i234-260o266-286i293-313o333-351i394-417o437-457i478-497o503-530i550-567o573-593i);~go_function: GO:0022857 - transmembrane transporter activity [Evidence IEA];~go_process: GO:0055085 - transmembrane transport [Evidence IEA]), with protein MKGLIRNSTAGQLLRWITRNKVLLHPEERPDFQCPHCYADRAASPTLFVHEGDGEPSPKPESDAEDEQREDTTEKPSRSESPDGETLDTSELTRVPSMADVEKVQTQTDLARIYTAATQTEALQKAPSRPIAPTKTADGTILVDWYTTRDPENPQNWTTTKKLVVVSQIYLYTLVVYMGSSIYTPSATQIQERFGVSSTAASLGLALYVLGYGIGPMIFSPLSEIPSVGRNPPYIITFLLFILFSIGAAVVNTFGGLLVLRFLQGFFGSPCLATGGASIGDVFSLLKLPYGLSAWAAFATLGPALGPVISGFSVPVEGWRWSLWETVWMSSPILVVMFFFLPETFPDAILLQRARRLRRLTGNDKLLSQSEINQKKLTFTAVAMEALYRPLQIVVLDPAIFFVNIYTSLIYGIYYSFFEVFPIVYIEMYHFNLGQMGLVFLSIAVALAIAVPAYFIYLNKIFEPEIRTQGLQSPERRLIPALFACFLPPIGLFLFGWTSRTSVHWIVSVIGILIYTIGIYVVIQCIFIYIPMTYPQYAASLFAGNDLMRSALACGAVLFARPLYINLGVGPGISLLAGLTVGCIAGMFALYRFGATLRARSRFTAK; from the coding sequence ATGAAAGGCCTCATCCGCAACAGTACAGCCGGCCAACTGCTGCGCTGGATAACCAGAAATAAAGTTCTACTGCACCCTGAGGAACGTCCGGACTTCCAATGCCCTCATTGCTACGCCGACAGAGCCGCCTCCCCGACACTGTTCGTTCATGAAGGGGATGGCGAGCCGTCCCCGAAGCCCGAATCCGACGCGGAGGATGAACAACGCGAAGATACAACAGAGAAACCCTCTCGATCCGAATCTCCAGACGGAGAAACCCTGGACACGTCTGAACTGACCCGCGTGCCTTCGATGGCGGACGTGGAAAAGGTCCAGACCCAAACGGACTTGGCACGTATCTATACAGCTGCCACGCAAACAGAAGCACTGCAGAAGGCTCCTAGCCGACCTATCGCACCTACCAAGACCGCAGATGGTACAATCCTGGTTGATTGGTATACCACGCGCGATCCCGAGAATCCCCAGAACTGGACCACTACCAAGAAGCTAGTCGTCGTCTCTCAGATCTATCTCTACACCTTGGTCGTCTACATGGGCTCGTCCATTTACACCCCCAGCGCGACTCAGATTCAAGAACGGTTCGGAGTCTCTTCGACAGCTGCATCATTAGGCTTGGCTTTGTACGTTCTTGGGTACGGCATCGGCCCGATGATCTTCTCCCCGCTTAGCGAGATCCCCAGTGTCGGACGCAACCCTCCAtacatcatcaccttcctcctgTTCATCCTTTTCAGCATTGGTGCTGCGGTGGTCAACACATTCGGAGGCCTGCTCGTCCTCCGATTTCTTCAAGGTTTCTTCGGCAGCCCATGCCTTGCGACCGGTGGTGCCAGTATCGGCGATGTATTCAGTCTCCTAAAGCTACCATACGGTCTCTCCGCATGGGCTGCCTTTGCCACTCTGGGCCCTGCCCTGGGGCCCGTCATCTCCGGCTTCAGTGTCCCCGTCGAGGGCTGGCGCTGGTCACTGTGGGAGACGGTCTGGATGTCCTCACCAATCCTAGTGGTGatgttctttttcctccccgAGACCTTCCCCgacgccatcctcctccagcgcgCGCGACGCCTCCGCCGACTGACCGGCAACGACAAACTCCTCTCCCAGTCGGAAATCaaccagaagaagctcaCCTTCACCGCAGTGGCCATGGAAGCACTCTACCGGCCCCTGCAAATCGTGGTCCTCGACCCCGCTATCTTTTTCGTCAATATCTATACCAGTCTCATCTACGGCATCTACTACTCCTTCTTCGAAGTCTTCCCCATCGTCTACATCGAGATGTACCACTTCAACCTCGGCCAGATGggcctcgtcttcctcagcaTTGCAGTGGCCCTTGCCATCGCCGTCCCCGCCTACTTTATCTACCTGAATAAGATCTTCGAGCCTGAGATCCGCACACAGGGTCTCCAATCCCCCGAACGACGCCTCATCCCcgccctcttcgcctgcTTCCTGCCTCCCATCGGACTATTCCTCTTCGGATGGACTTCCCGCACCTCGGTGCACTGGATCGTCTCGGTGATCGGTATCCTGATCTACACGATCGGCATCTACGTGGTGATTCAGTGCATCTTCATCTACATCCCCATGACGTACCCGCAGTACGCGGCGAGTCTGTTTGCAGGGAATGATCTCATGCGCAGTGCGCTGGCTTGTGGTGCGGTGCTCTTTGCGCGTCCCCTGTATATCAATCTAGGGGTTGGACCTGGAATTAGTCTGCTGGCCGGGTTGACAGTGGGTTGCATTGCGGGAATGTTTGCGCTTTATCGGTTTGGGGCGACGCTGAGGGCGAGGAGTAGGTTCACGGCGAAGTAG
- a CDS encoding uncharacterized protein (COG:G;~EggNog:ENOG410Q07H;~InterPro:IPR020846,IPR011701,IPR036259;~PFAM:PF07690;~TransMembrane:12 (i80-99o111-135i147-166o172-195i207-228o234-252i311-337o349-370i391-413o425-446i453-475o487-507i);~go_function: GO:0022857 - transmembrane transporter activity [Evidence IEA];~go_process: GO:0055085 - transmembrane transport [Evidence IEA]): protein MATLRQYISLRDAVRADIARVHSHSDSSSGISTSEEKASALLPGVQISRPDEQNGSVTFLVGWKGGDPHNPQNWSRPKKWFCTVATCLIALAITIPGTIDAPISDAFNEHYGVGAIAGSMTTGMYLIGVGFGSLFVGPISETFGRNFVYFTNLAIFMLFVMGKALAPNYGAAIVFRFLTGFFGAAPMTVAGGTVGDLWSPLELTFSLPFVTLASYSGPILGPIIGAYIPKSAFIWVDWISLIIAGAVLIFVAKFQPETYGPLLLQWRAKHLRDETGDCRYQVDEYASASSLGRRLLVNVYRPFQMTYTEPIILVFSFYLVLLYIVLFTFLNGFPFIFSDTYGISTSLTYVIFVSMLAGDAVALVLIPILYRWTKQAAARAAAEGKALQAEVSLYWAMVGGSILMPISLFWMGWTCYPGVSIWSPILSTFVFGYSLVTIFTATYLYICFVYTTYAGSALAFVSFSRYVISGALLPASVPMYQHMTPHWVLTMVGILATIMAPVPFLLYRYGHQIRAMSKHVQNKA, encoded by the exons ATGGCAACTTTGCGTCAGTATATCAGTCTCCGAGATGCCGTGAGGGCGGACATCGCCAGGGTTCACTCCCACTCCGACAGCTCTTCGGGAATATCGACCTCCGAAGAGAAGGCATCCGCCCTTCTTCCTGGGGTGCAAATCTCCCGTCCGGACGAGCAAAATGGCTCTGTTACCTTTTTGGTTGGCTGGAAAGGCGGCGACCCTCACAATCCCCAAAACTGGAGCCGCCCCAAGAAATGGTTCTGCACGGTAGCAACCTGTCTGATCGCCTTGGCCATTACCATACCCGGTACCATAGACGCTCCGATTTCTGATGCCTTTAATGAACACTATGGCGTGGGTGCAATTGCGGGGTCGATGACCACCG GTATGTATCTAATAGGCGTGGGCTTTGGCTCGCTGTTTGTCGGTCCTATTTCGGAAACCTTTGGCCGCAATTTTGTTTACTTCACCAATTTGGCTATTTTCATGCTCTTCGTCATGGGAAAGGCACTAGCTCCTAATTACGGAGCTGCTATTGTCTTTCGCTTTCTAACCGGTTTCTTTGGTGCCGCCCCGATGACCGTTGCGGGTGGCACGGTGGGTGATCTTTGGAGCCCTCTCGAGCTCACGTTTAGCCTACCATTTGTAACTTTGGCGTCGTACTCTGGGCCTATCCTTGGCCCTATAATTGGAGCTTATATTCCAAAATCTGCATTCATCTGGGTTGACTGGATCTCActcatcatcgccggagCAGTCCTCATATTCGTGGCCAAATTCCAGCCAGAAACCTACGGCCCGTTGCTACTGCAATGGAGAGCCAAACATCTTCGAGATGAGACAGGGGATTGTCGCTACCAGGTCGATGAGTATGCATCTGCCAGCTCTCTcggtcgtcgtcttcttgtCAATGTCTACCGTCCATTTCAGATGACTTACACGGAGCCAATCATCCTGGTTTTCTCCTTCTACCTGGTCCTCTTATACATTGTATTGTTCACCTTTCTGAACGGGTttcccttcatcttctccgacACTTACGGaatctccacctccctcactTACGTCATCTTCGTGTCCATGCTGGCGGGAGACGCCGTTGCCCTCGTGCTCATACCGATCCTCTATCGTTGGACCAAGCAGGCGGCGGCTAGGGCTGCAGCCGAAGGAAAAGCCCTACAGGCGGAGGTATCGCTCTATTGGGCAATGGTTGGGGGCTCGATTTTAATGCCAATCTCCTTGttctggatgggatggacttGCTAT CCCGGTGTCAGCATCTGGTCACCAATTCTTAGCACGTTCGTTTTCGGCTACTCTCTCGTCACCATCTTCACTGCGACGTACCTCTACATCTGTTTCGTGTACACAACCTATGCCGGTTCCGCCCTCGCCTTCGTTTCGTTCAGCCGATACGTTATCTCGGGCGCGTTACTACCCGCATCCGTGCCGATGTACCAACATATGACTCCACACTGGGTGCTCACCATGGTGGGTATCTTGGCTACCATCATGGCTCCTGTGCCATTCTTACTCTACCGCTATGGCCACCAGATTCGGGCCATGAGCAAACACGTCCAGAATAAGGCTTAA
- a CDS encoding uncharacterized protein (COG:S;~EggNog:ENOG410PX2U;~InterPro:IPR001138,IPR036864;~go_function: GO:0000981 - DNA-binding transcription factor activity, RNA polymerase II-specific [Evidence IEA];~go_function: GO:0008270 - zinc ion binding [Evidence IEA];~go_process: GO:0006355 - regulation of transcription, DNA-templated [Evidence IEA]), whose protein sequence is MASTDRSTAADSSDTRDNSPQHDTYAAPYGRSCVDCSQAKCKCIYSKASEKCQRCQRLDKECRQPATTRRSTKRRSAVSKNISKTNRLENKIEDLVALLRAGVHPGNASTTLLRELAQLPENQKSASSNAASPPGRSDISMSSSGLNSVDTRRTNDTESTPEASLSDGGGSLSTGASAEHAMEPTGIQAEEYFTIFLTKMLPYFPCLYVPSGTTAEKLRRDKPFTWLCIMAIASKSSAQRRILFDRIKHTVAQRLVHEYSCRELDMLQGILLYLGWSNQQVYNKANIYVFAQLAMGIVYEMGLFNPEAKGKHMLLCVHPEPHENRTAPPRQVMEERRAVLGCFLLTSTIATFLQQSDSLRWTPHLEDCLRLLEEQQECANDGILVQQVRLQLVTDGLNLGSRYGGLSGVESMRPSPSVYLRPMQTQLQSRLQEIMRRHGSHSKGYKIVLLHHYNTSLSLYESALPNGAISSTVNVMYEHLDYLYGCLDATKSWFDVFLSIPPGEYIGFPFAVFAQMVQNLATLFQLSTLESPLWDTGNVRRTADILKILDTIVSHMSLVSTINGVDGGPEADIFSTIAQTYHAVHVGWETRLNTDPIGSSLVDPVPPILDQTLLNIQPISSDDLPLMGDNDWLTDMLNTVNQNESG, encoded by the exons ATGGCCTCGACTGACCGCAGTACAGCTGCGGACTCGAGCGACACCAGGGACAATTCCCCGCAGCACGACACCTATGCCGCTCCCTACGGTCGCTCCTGCGTAGATTGCTCACAGGCCAAGTGCAAGTGCATCTACTCCAAAGCAAGCGAGAAATGCCAGAG ATGCCAACGCCTGGACAAGGAATGCCGCCAGCCTGCTACTACCCGTCGCTCGACCAAACGAAGATCAGCCGTATCTAAGAATATATCGAAGACGAACCGGCTGGAGAATAAGATAGAGGATCTGGTTGCGCTGCTCCGAGCTGGCGTACACCCCGGAAATGCTTCTACAACTTTACTCAGAGAGCTGGCGCAATTACCTGAAAACCAGAAGTCCGCCAGCAGTAATGCTGCGTCGCCACCAGGCCGATCTGACATCTCCATGAGCAGCTCGGGGCTCAACTCAGTTGATACTCGTCGAACAAATGACACAGAGTCGACGCCAGAAGCTAGCCTGTCGGACGGCGGAGGCTCGTTATCCACCGGCGCATCGGCCGAGCATGCCATGGAGCCGACAGGCATCCAGGCAGAGGaatattttactatatttCTCACTAAGATGCTACCGTACTTTCCCTGCCTGTATGTCCCGTCAGGCACTACTGCAGAGAAACTTCGTCGTGATAAACCATTTACCTGGCTTTGTATCATGGCTATCGCGTCTAAAAGCAGCGCACAACGTCGCATTCTCTTTGATCGCATCAAACACACGGTAGCGCAGAGATTGGTGCATGAATATTCATGCCGTGAACTTGATATGCTACAAGGGATTTTGTTATATCTTGGTTG GTCCAATCAGCAAGTCTACAACAAAGCCAACATCTATGTATTTGCACAGTTAGCAATGGGTATAGTCTACGAGATGGGTCTATTCAATCCAGAGGCGAAAGGAAAGCACATGTTGCTGTGCGTTCATCCAGAGCCTCACGAGAACCGTACGGCACCCCCGCGCCAGGTTATGGAGGAGCGCAGGGCTGTTCTGGGGTGCTTTCTACTGACATCGAC TATCGCGACCTTCCTTCAGCAGAGTGACTCTTTGCGTTGGACACCTCACTTGGAGGACTgtcttcgccttcttgaAGAGCAGCAAGAGTGTGCCAATGATGGTATTCTTGTGCAGCAAGTTCGACTTCAATTAGTCACGGACGGACTAAATCTGGGTAGCAGGTATGGAGGTTTATCAGGCGTTGAGTCGATGCGACCGTCGCCTTCCGTTTATCTCCGCCCAATGCAGACACAGCTGCAGTCACGCCTCCAGGAAATTATGAGAAGACACGGCTCTCACTCCAAGGGATATA AAATCGTTCTTTTGCATCATTACAATACTTCGTTGAGTCTCTATGAGTCTGCACTCCCGAACGGTGCCATTTCATCAACTGTTAATGTGATGTACGAGCATCTCGACTACCTGTACGGTTGTCTTGACGCCACAAAGTCATGGTTCGACGTTTTTTTGAGCATACCGCCTGGGGAATACATTGGTTTCCCATTCGCCGTATTTGCTCAAATGGTCCAAAATCTGGCAactctcttccagctctcaACTCTGGAGAGTCCGCTTTGGGATACGGGCAATGTTCGACGAACGGCCGATATCTTGAAGATTTTGGACACCATCGTCAGTCACATGAGTCTAGTTTCAACCATTAatggtgtggatggaggtCCTGAAGCGGATATCTTCTCTACAATAGCTCAGACATATCATGCTGTCCACGTGGGGTGGGAAACGAGGCTGAATACTGATCCTATAGGGTCATCTCTGGTCGATCCAGTCCCACCAATCCTTGACCAGACTCTTCTCAATATCCAGCCTATATCATCGGATGATTTGCCACTGATGGGGGATAATGACTGGTTAACAGATATGCTGAACACTGTGAACCAGAATGAGAGTGGATAA
- a CDS encoding uncharacterized protein (COG:O;~EggNog:ENOG410Q2WU;~InterPro:IPR033121,IPR021109,IPR001461;~MEROPS:MER0000931;~PFAM:PF00026;~SECRETED:SignalP(1-20);~go_function: GO:0004190 - aspartic-type endopeptidase activity [Evidence IEA];~go_process: GO:0006508 - proteolysis [Evidence IEA]): protein MPSSSLRLAITLALSICSSALSSQRDDSSVVPFPFDHLEDVHVVKRDSLKTLEAPLVIYGDSYWMNASIGTPPQSLSFLLDLTRSRVEPAYTLDEDYTCSDDELCSEFGFYKPTDSSTYQHLTYTQKHDAGVDYTYSDTITLGDHAADQVPLDMYLLSYTSYSTLGLSSVNTSFPYILVDRGLSTSPSFSLIGDNGNTTTPSIIFGGINTSKFNGPLQAFSFADHTITNNPFVTLEADSIQLTTNTNDTSTYPIPSSTPMMLRTDELITYLPNSTVQSLYNDLNITTDGVISSSRFYGVVPCSRQDTEFHTISLIIGNMTFSVGWDELFVPWTRDGLCKFGIQAQESDYRTHAELGVPFVRRMYVAVDYNNQFVGVATLKDDDDQDEGEDEVVEIGTGTALPSAVGDWPASVTAYTPAASTGTAAATLTFTTATSSGGGVVPTGLSEMGRALLVPGVLGMAVLQAV from the exons ATGCCATCAAGTTCTTTGCGCCTCGCCATCACGTTGGCGCTGTCCATCTGCAGCAGTGCCCTATCGAGCCAGAGAGATGATTCATCCGTggttccctttccttttgaCCATCTTGAGGATGTTCATGTTGTCAAGCGGGACAGCCTCAAGACATTAGAAGCTCCGCTAGTGATATAT GGCGACAGCTACTGGATGAATGCCTCGATCGGAACACCTCCGCAGTCACTAAGTTTCCTGCTTGATCTTACGCGCTCAAGAGTCGAGCCCGCATACACCCTCGATGAGGACTACACCTGTTCCGACGATGAACTCTGCTCGGAATTCGGCTTCTACAAACCTACCGATTCATCCACCTATCAGCACCTCACCTACACACAGAAACACGATGCAGGCGTCGACTACACCTACTCCGATACCATAACACTTGGAGACCACGCAGCTGACCAGGTCCCACTGGACATGTACCTTTTGTCCTACACTTCTT ACAGCACCCTCGGCCTCTCCTCCGTCAACACCAGCTTTCCCTACATCCTCGTTGACCGCGGCCTgtccacctccccctccttcagcCTAATCGGCGACAatggcaacaccaccacccccagcaTTATCTTCGGAGGCATCAACACCTCCAAATTCAACGGGCCCCTACAAGCCTTCTCCTTTGCCGACCACACCATTACCAACAACCCATTTGTTACTCTCGAAGCCGACTCCATCCAACTAACTACCAATACCAACGACACTTCAACctaccccatcccctcctcgACCCCCATGATGCTCAGGACCGACGAACTAATCACCTACCTCCCCAACTCAACCGTCCAATCCCTCTACAACGACCTGAACATAACCACAGACGGCGTAATTTCCAGTTCAAGATTCTACGGCGTCGTCCCCTGCTCCCGCCAGGATACTGAATTTCACACGATCTCCCTGATCATTGGAAATATGACCTTCTCTGTAGGCTGGGATGAGCTCTTCGTCCCCTGGACGCGTGACGGACTGTGCAAGTTCGGTATCCAGGCCCAGGAGTCAGATTACAGGACCCATGCAGAGTTGGGTGTTCCCTTTGTGAGAAGGATGTATGTCGCTGtggattataataatcagttTGTTGGGGTTGCGACGCtgaaagatgatgatgatcaggatgagggtgaagatgaggttgtggAAATTGGCACTGGAACAGCGTTGCCTAGTGCTGTCGGGGATTGGCCGGCCAGTGTTACGGCGTATACTCCTGCAGCTTCGACGGGGACGGCTGCTGCCACGTTGACATTTACGACGGCGACGTCGAGTGGTGGAGGTGTGGTGCCGACGGGTCTATCAGAGATGGGGAGGGCGTTGTTGGTGCCCGGAGTGTTGGGAATGGCTGTTTTGCAGGCTGTCTAG